A genome region from Scyliorhinus torazame isolate Kashiwa2021f chromosome 13, sScyTor2.1, whole genome shotgun sequence includes the following:
- the LOC140387918 gene encoding echinoidin-like isoform X2 has product MMLIGVLLLAALFSSEVAAHVLLKSDVEKWTHHHVDEQLEKQLCPNGLVSFGHCFLFVPVKLNWSNAERYCQHLAQPSHLASIHSMRQSYVIHRIPSELNGNNTHFWIGLNDIEKERAFEWSDGSPVQYTKWHQSEPSNNGDEDCVEVAHWSRIGWNDANCSNKINFICSRKLIYD; this is encoded by the exons CTCATGTGCTTCTGAAAAGTGATGTGGAGAAATGGACACACCATCATGTTGATGAGCAATTGGAAAAACAATTGTGTCCGAATGGCCTGGTTTCTTTTGGCCATTGCTTCCTATTTGTCCCTGTGAAATTGAATTGGAGCAATGCTGAG cgGTATTGCCAACACCTGGCCCAACCCAGCCACCTTGCCTCCATACACTCCATGAGGCAGAGTTACGTCATTCACAGAATCCCGTCTGAATTGAATGGAAATAATACCCACTTTTGGATTGGTTTGAATGACATCGAGAAG GAGAGGGCTTTCGAATGGAGTGATGGATCTCCTGTACAGTATACAAAATGGCATCAGTCTGAACCCAGTAACAATGGAGATGAGGATTGTGTGGAGGTTGCGCACT GGAGTAGAATTGGCTGGAATGATGCAAATTGTTCGAACAAAATAAATTTCATTTGCTCCCGCAAACTGATCTATGATTAG